One part of the Bacteroidia bacterium genome encodes these proteins:
- a CDS encoding LytTR family DNA-binding domain-containing protein, with protein sequence MHILIVEDEPIIARRISRILREQLAESPKQIAVRHHLEDAQEYIAENEIDLLFLDLNLQGDNGFEMLESVSAASFHTIIVSANKDQALKAFEYGVLDFVGKPFNEERLAKALRRLRGTESVDQQGRKYLSIQKRGRHVLREIEQLIYVKGAGIYAELFFEDESKEIHNKNLDKLSQLLPPHFERIHKSYIVNSQKIKSLKAEAGGKYTLEMEGGALLPVSRSRYKDLKEKWAI encoded by the coding sequence ATGCACATCCTGATAGTTGAAGACGAACCAATCATCGCTCGCAGGATTTCTCGTATCCTCCGAGAACAATTGGCCGAAAGCCCAAAGCAGATAGCCGTACGCCATCACCTGGAAGATGCGCAGGAGTATATAGCCGAAAACGAGATTGATCTCCTCTTTCTCGACCTCAATTTGCAAGGAGATAATGGCTTCGAAATGTTGGAATCGGTTTCCGCTGCCTCTTTCCATACCATCATCGTTTCCGCCAATAAAGATCAGGCCCTCAAAGCATTTGAATATGGGGTATTGGACTTTGTGGGAAAACCCTTCAATGAAGAGAGGTTGGCCAAGGCCTTGCGCAGGCTGCGAGGTACAGAAAGTGTAGATCAGCAAGGACGTAAATATCTATCCATCCAAAAAAGAGGGCGCCATGTCCTTAGAGAAATTGAGCAATTGATCTATGTGAAAGGAGCCGGCATCTATGCAGAACTTTTTTTCGAGGACGAAAGCAAGGAAATCCACAATAAAAATCTGGACAAACTTTCGCAGCTCCTCCCTCCCCATTTTGAGCGCATCCACAAATCCTATATCGTCAACAGCCAAAAAATCAAAAGTCTGAAGGCAGAAGCAGGCGGAAAATATACTCTGGAAATGGAAGGGGGAGCCTTGCTTCCGGTAAGTCGGAGTCGATATAAAGACTTGAAGGAAAAGTGGGCGATATAA
- a CDS encoding Gfo/Idh/MocA family oxidoreductase, whose protein sequence is MKKIQGETVNWGIIGVGDVCEVKSAPAMNKIPGSRIEIVMRRNAAKVEDYAKRHGISRWTTDADAVINDPKVNAIYIATPPQSHREYALKAAAAGKPAYVEKPMARTYEECKDMVLAFEEAEIPLYVAYYRRTLPNCLFVKELLEKETIGDIRMLKIEMVKPLQPDLIANSEENWRVDPEIAGGGYFFDLASHQLDLMDFLFGPIGWVDGHGGNQAGIYPANDIVVSSFRFENGIMGTGSWCFNAGASGHKEMTEIIGSRGIIRFPTFGKPWVEVELDSGEKDKSHFIMPQHIQQPLIENIVAELLGKGTSPSTGQSAIRTNYVMGQMIEKD, encoded by the coding sequence ATGAAAAAAATACAAGGCGAAACCGTAAACTGGGGCATCATCGGTGTAGGTGATGTCTGCGAAGTAAAGAGCGCCCCGGCCATGAATAAAATTCCGGGCTCGCGCATCGAGATCGTCATGCGTCGCAATGCTGCCAAAGTAGAAGATTATGCTAAGCGACATGGGATAAGTCGATGGACTACGGATGCAGATGCAGTCATCAACGATCCCAAGGTAAATGCCATTTACATTGCCACTCCTCCACAATCTCATCGGGAATATGCCCTGAAAGCTGCTGCTGCTGGCAAGCCGGCCTATGTAGAAAAACCCATGGCTCGCACCTATGAGGAATGCAAGGATATGGTACTGGCTTTTGAGGAAGCTGAAATCCCGCTTTATGTCGCATACTATCGTCGAACTTTGCCCAATTGTTTATTTGTTAAAGAGCTTTTGGAGAAAGAGACCATCGGAGATATTCGCATGCTCAAAATCGAAATGGTCAAGCCTTTACAACCAGATCTGATTGCAAATTCGGAAGAGAATTGGCGTGTGGATCCAGAAATTGCCGGTGGCGGATATTTTTTCGACCTCGCTTCTCACCAATTAGATCTCATGGACTTTCTTTTTGGTCCTATCGGCTGGGTAGATGGACATGGAGGCAATCAGGCAGGTATCTATCCCGCCAATGACATCGTAGTATCTTCTTTTCGTTTTGAAAATGGGATCATGGGTACGGGAAGTTGGTGTTTCAATGCGGGGGCAAGTGGCCATAAAGAGATGACGGAAATCATCGGTAGCAGAGGGATCATTCGATTCCCCACTTTTGGTAAACCCTGGGTAGAAGTAGAGCTGGATAGTGGGGAAAAGGATAAGAGCCACTTCATCATGCCTCAACATATCCAACAGCCCCTGATCGAAAACATCGTTGCAGAATTATTGGGAAAAGGAACTTCTCCCAGTACAGGCCAAAGTGCCATACGTACCAATTATGTCATGGGCCAGATGATTGAAAAGGATTAG
- a CDS encoding phytanoyl-CoA dioxygenase family protein, with protein sequence MVNSLLQSLGVKSNTLSQDEIQFLDQNGYLNLGQLLSEVELKTIRERVQTLLQEEGEKAGAELAESPHIRHPKEAGADRLADLVNKGPEFDVFYTHPRVLAAMYHVLGEGFILSSLNYRSAKPGMGLQKLHVDWHEAVNPGAYKVCNSIWLLDDFSAANGATRIVPGTHLWGKTPEEVMDDPWRSHPEEEIIKAAAGSVFIFNSHTWHGGTNNASNEPRRAIHSYFCGKGMPQQIDQQRYIQSETLARLKAGAEQILGVEI encoded by the coding sequence ATGGTAAACTCCCTATTGCAAAGTTTGGGGGTAAAATCGAATACCCTCTCTCAAGATGAAATCCAATTTTTGGATCAAAACGGTTACCTTAATCTGGGGCAATTATTGTCGGAAGTAGAATTAAAGACTATTAGAGAAAGAGTGCAGACCCTCTTGCAGGAGGAAGGAGAAAAGGCGGGAGCAGAGCTGGCAGAATCCCCTCATATTCGTCATCCCAAAGAAGCAGGTGCGGATCGCCTGGCGGATCTGGTCAATAAAGGGCCGGAATTCGATGTTTTTTACACCCATCCGCGTGTCCTGGCAGCTATGTATCATGTACTGGGCGAAGGCTTTATCCTGAGCTCGCTTAACTATCGATCTGCTAAGCCGGGCATGGGCTTGCAGAAACTGCATGTGGATTGGCATGAGGCTGTGAATCCCGGAGCCTATAAAGTGTGTAATTCCATTTGGTTGCTGGATGATTTTTCGGCTGCGAATGGAGCAACACGTATAGTCCCGGGTACACATTTATGGGGGAAAACCCCAGAGGAGGTCATGGATGATCCCTGGAGAAGTCATCCGGAGGAAGAAATCATCAAGGCTGCAGCAGGAAGTGTCTTCATTTTCAATTCGCATACCTGGCATGGAGGAACTAATAATGCTTCGAATGAGCCCAGACGGGCGATTCATAGCTATTTCTGTGGAAAAGGAATGCCACAACAGATTGACCAGCAACGCTACATTCAATCCGAAACCTTGGCTCGTTTAAAAGCCGGAGCAGAGCAAATCCTGGGAGTGGAAATCTAA
- a CDS encoding glycosyl hydrolase — protein sequence MNLTFTSNIKKRGILWLCLLGILTTSTFYLYESQEKKKQREIYQQKLQPNEWQFRQRAYPSGEIDMQAYQKAQKFRKLKIAQKKLQTKDGIAENPWEFAGPFNIGGRITDLEMTASSPQRLYAAAASGGIFLSTDMGANWNPIFDDENSLSIGDMAIAPSNDSVIYVGTGEPNAGGGSLAYDGLGVYKSTDAGSSWTSRGLTEIGSVGRVQVHPDDPETVYVAAMGPLFKNSPDRGVYKSTNGGFSWTKVLYKNDSTGFIDFAIHPDNPDTLYAAAWERIRRPDRRDYGGASSGICRSYNGGASWEELNIGLPPYGGRIGIAISPSSPNILYAYFVNPDNGYLEGIYKTTDHGDNWTAMPIMGISDVPFMWWFGRIFVDPLNPDIVYTTALNMHKSVDGGNSWTEIFANAHVDQHAIAINPLNSNELFLGNDGGVYFSADQGATHTKINNLPITQFYALEIDESFPNRLYGGTQDNGTNRTLTGSLDDWENIFGGDGFYVLVDPNDNNFIYAEAQNGFFAKSSNGGTTFLSSSLGIVGTRKGWNSPFVFQPNNSRILYFGGSKLFKSTDRAENWTPISPDLTQGPGMGNLTVGVLTSLSVSSQNTQTIITGADDGTLSVTRDGGTNWSSVSDALPDRWITRVLADPSFSRGIYATFSGYRFGSNEGHVYKSLNLGSSWTDITGDLPDIPINDIIKTLPDNRLYIATDIGVYFSENDGTNWELLGLGLPNVVVTDLDYHEASNVLVAASYGRGLYRISLEEGIASSIEPSFQFLPLQAFPNPSTEISSLRLHLEKAGKFSLSIRDLQGALAKPIEELLLHAGRHEIELTLGKLAAGIYLIELTEEAQALRGTIKIMKH from the coding sequence ATGAATCTAACTTTTACAAGCAACATCAAAAAGCGAGGCATCCTGTGGCTATGCCTCCTGGGAATCCTCACTACCTCCACATTCTATCTCTATGAAAGTCAGGAGAAGAAAAAACAAAGGGAAATTTATCAGCAAAAACTTCAGCCCAATGAATGGCAATTCAGACAGAGGGCTTACCCGTCTGGAGAAATAGACATGCAGGCTTATCAGAAAGCTCAAAAATTTCGAAAGCTGAAGATTGCACAAAAAAAACTCCAGACAAAAGATGGAATAGCCGAAAACCCATGGGAATTTGCCGGCCCCTTCAACATTGGCGGGCGGATCACAGATTTGGAAATGACCGCTAGTAGTCCCCAAAGGCTCTACGCAGCAGCAGCCTCCGGAGGAATATTCCTCTCGACGGATATGGGCGCCAATTGGAATCCCATTTTTGATGACGAAAACAGCCTCTCTATTGGAGACATGGCCATTGCCCCCAGCAATGATTCTGTGATTTATGTCGGTACAGGAGAACCCAATGCGGGAGGCGGATCTTTGGCTTATGATGGACTCGGGGTGTACAAAAGCACCGATGCAGGTTCCAGTTGGACTTCTAGAGGCTTGACTGAAATTGGAAGCGTAGGTCGGGTACAAGTTCATCCCGATGATCCCGAAACTGTCTATGTCGCAGCCATGGGGCCCTTGTTTAAAAACAGCCCGGACAGAGGGGTATATAAAAGCACAAATGGAGGATTTAGCTGGACAAAGGTTTTATACAAAAATGATTCTACGGGTTTCATTGACTTTGCCATTCATCCCGATAATCCTGATACGCTCTATGCGGCGGCCTGGGAAAGAATCCGTCGTCCGGATCGCCGGGATTATGGGGGAGCTTCTTCCGGCATTTGTCGCTCCTATAATGGAGGCGCCAGCTGGGAAGAACTGAATATAGGCCTGCCTCCTTATGGAGGAAGAATAGGAATCGCCATTTCCCCTTCTTCCCCAAATATCCTTTACGCTTATTTCGTAAATCCTGACAATGGTTATTTGGAGGGAATTTATAAGACAACAGATCATGGGGACAATTGGACTGCCATGCCGATCATGGGAATATCTGATGTTCCCTTTATGTGGTGGTTTGGGAGAATATTCGTCGATCCCCTCAATCCGGATATCGTTTACACCACAGCCCTCAATATGCATAAGTCCGTCGATGGAGGAAATAGCTGGACAGAAATCTTTGCTAATGCCCATGTCGATCAACATGCTATCGCGATCAATCCCCTCAATAGCAATGAGCTTTTTCTCGGAAATGATGGCGGAGTTTATTTCAGTGCGGATCAAGGCGCTACACATACGAAAATCAACAATCTTCCGATCACTCAATTTTACGCACTAGAAATAGACGAAAGTTTCCCGAACAGACTGTATGGAGGTACGCAGGACAATGGAACAAACCGGACACTTACGGGCTCGCTGGACGATTGGGAGAATATCTTTGGCGGGGATGGATTCTATGTGCTGGTCGATCCCAATGATAATAATTTTATTTATGCAGAAGCTCAGAATGGTTTCTTTGCAAAGTCCTCTAATGGAGGTACTACCTTCCTGTCTTCTTCTCTTGGTATTGTAGGTACCCGCAAAGGCTGGAATTCTCCTTTTGTCTTTCAGCCCAATAATTCCCGCATTTTATACTTTGGGGGGAGTAAATTATTCAAATCCACAGATCGGGCCGAAAACTGGACGCCCATCAGTCCTGATCTGACGCAAGGGCCAGGAATGGGCAATCTGACGGTCGGGGTATTAACCAGCCTGAGTGTTTCCTCCCAGAATACCCAAACAATTATCACTGGGGCCGATGATGGAACTCTCAGTGTCACCCGAGACGGCGGTACAAACTGGTCAAGCGTTTCTGATGCCCTTCCCGACCGTTGGATCACTCGCGTATTAGCTGACCCCTCTTTTTCCCGGGGGATTTATGCTACCTTCTCCGGCTATAGATTTGGAAGCAATGAGGGGCATGTCTACAAAAGCCTGAATTTGGGTTCAAGTTGGACGGATATCACAGGAGATCTGCCCGACATTCCCATCAATGATATCATCAAAACTCTTCCAGACAATCGCCTTTATATCGCAACGGATATTGGCGTTTATTTCTCCGAGAACGATGGCACAAATTGGGAGCTTTTAGGGCTGGGTTTGCCCAATGTGGTAGTTACCGACCTGGATTACCATGAAGCTAGCAATGTTCTGGTGGCAGCAAGCTATGGGCGAGGCTTGTACCGGATATCCCTGGAAGAAGGAATCGCCTCTTCTATAGAACCGAGCTTTCAGTTCCTTCCTTTACAAGCTTTTCCGAATCCCTCCACAGAGATCAGTAGCCTGCGACTCCATCTGGAAAAAGCCGGAAAATTCAGTCTCAGCATTCGAGACCTGCAAGGTGCCCTGGCAAAACCCATAGAAGAGCTGCTGCTTCACGCAGGGCGTCATGAGATTGAACTTACATTGGGAAAGCTGGCTGCCGGGATTTATCTTATTGAACTGACAGAAGAAGCGCAGGCATTGCGAGGGACTATTAAAATAATGAAACACTAA
- a CDS encoding FAD-binding oxidoreductase: MSRKRKFWGWGYEDFPLSPGILENYTNMLKFSLGIKEFEDIPEPKIENLNLKEARFSLPAELAEICSSDPFDRASHTYGKSFRDVWRGLMGRFEHAPDYVAFPKTETDILALMRFCSAENISLIPFGGGSSVVGGVEPSQTDKYTGSISLDMKHFDQILEIDKASRSVRVQAGIFGPALEQGLKAHGLSLRHYPQSFEFSTVGGWIVTRSGGHFATLYTHIDEFVQSVRMISPSGIMQTRKLPGSGAGPSEERLLCGSEGIFGVVTEAWLRVQDIPTFKEAQTVSFDSFEKGVEACRQIAQSGLNPSNARLVSPLEALSNGLGKGTDTVLILGFESHDHELGKWMERALEICKELGGYWKVKEKKTGAPRDKAADAWKKSFLQAPYMRDELIKKGMVVETFETAVTWDQFDAFHKGVESATLAALKEHCGGGIVTVRFTHLYPDGPAPYYTVIAKGEKGRQLEQWDFVKKAASDAIIKYGGTITHHHAVGKDHQPFYEKQHSAAFKTVLKNVKKGFDPAGILNPGVLLREEDLE, translated from the coding sequence ATGTCGCGAAAAAGAAAATTTTGGGGATGGGGGTATGAAGATTTCCCCCTCAGTCCGGGAATCCTGGAGAATTACACCAATATGTTGAAATTCAGTTTGGGGATAAAAGAGTTTGAAGATATACCGGAACCCAAAATTGAAAACCTGAACCTAAAGGAAGCTCGTTTCAGCCTTCCTGCAGAACTGGCCGAAATATGTTCTTCGGATCCCTTTGATCGGGCTTCTCATACCTATGGAAAGTCCTTTCGGGATGTATGGCGAGGATTGATGGGGCGATTTGAGCATGCGCCGGACTATGTAGCTTTCCCCAAAACAGAAACAGATATTCTGGCCCTAATGCGTTTTTGCAGTGCTGAAAATATTTCCCTCATTCCTTTTGGGGGAGGTTCAAGCGTTGTAGGAGGGGTAGAGCCCAGCCAGACTGATAAATATACGGGAAGCATCAGTCTCGACATGAAGCACTTTGATCAGATCCTGGAAATTGACAAGGCCAGTCGATCGGTGCGCGTGCAGGCAGGAATTTTTGGGCCAGCACTTGAACAAGGCCTAAAGGCTCATGGACTGAGTCTCAGACACTATCCGCAGAGCTTTGAATTTTCTACGGTTGGTGGTTGGATCGTCACTCGATCCGGAGGTCATTTCGCTACGCTTTACACCCATATTGATGAATTTGTCCAAAGCGTCCGCATGATCAGTCCCAGCGGAATCATGCAAACCCGCAAACTTCCCGGATCGGGAGCAGGGCCAAGTGAAGAACGCCTCCTTTGTGGATCAGAGGGAATATTCGGAGTGGTAACAGAAGCCTGGCTACGGGTCCAGGATATTCCGACCTTTAAAGAAGCTCAGACCGTAAGTTTTGATTCTTTTGAAAAAGGAGTAGAAGCTTGTCGGCAAATCGCTCAGTCTGGCCTCAATCCCAGCAATGCTCGCCTGGTAAGTCCCCTGGAGGCTTTGTCAAATGGCCTGGGTAAAGGAACAGACACGGTTTTGATTCTTGGCTTCGAATCCCATGACCATGAATTGGGAAAATGGATGGAACGAGCCCTTGAGATTTGTAAAGAGCTGGGAGGATACTGGAAAGTAAAAGAGAAGAAAACAGGAGCTCCAAGGGATAAGGCAGCCGATGCCTGGAAGAAGTCTTTTTTGCAAGCGCCCTATATGCGAGATGAATTGATCAAAAAGGGGATGGTGGTTGAAACCTTTGAAACTGCGGTCACCTGGGATCAGTTTGATGCTTTCCATAAAGGAGTCGAATCCGCTACCCTGGCTGCTTTAAAAGAGCATTGCGGAGGGGGAATTGTCACCGTGAGATTCACGCATTTGTATCCGGATGGACCGGCACCTTATTATACGGTAATTGCAAAGGGGGAAAAAGGTCGTCAACTGGAACAATGGGATTTCGTAAAAAAAGCCGCTTCAGATGCCATCATTAAATATGGAGGAACTATCACCCATCACCATGCTGTGGGCAAGGATCATCAGCCATTTTACGAAAAGCAACATAGCGCAGCTTTCAAGACGGTCCTGAAGAATGTCAAAAAGGGATTTGATCCGGCAGGAATTTTGAATCCGGGGGTTTTGTTGAGGGAGGAGGATTTGGAATAG
- a CDS encoding response regulator transcription factor: protein MDKLLKQHILCVEDDPSLRSLIDQNLRFEGYEVLLAEDGFRAMELIETENVDLILLDLMLPKMSGIELCKQLRAKGNSVPIIMLTARDATEDKIRGLKTGADDYLSKPFDLMELLARIEAVLRRGKANKGYKEVYHLGEIRIDFKEQRIAKGSELLSMTQQETLLLKYLVHHEGKILSREEIFQDIWGHDHLYSMRTIDTHITKLRQKIEKIPSKPRHILTVHRVGYRFVG from the coding sequence ATGGATAAACTGCTTAAACAACATATTCTTTGCGTGGAGGATGATCCTTCTTTACGGAGCCTGATTGATCAGAATCTTCGGTTTGAAGGCTATGAGGTTTTGCTTGCAGAGGATGGTTTCCGGGCGATGGAACTGATCGAAACAGAAAATGTTGACCTGATTTTGTTGGACCTGATGTTGCCGAAAATGAGTGGAATAGAATTATGTAAGCAGCTTCGGGCAAAGGGCAATAGTGTACCCATTATCATGCTTACCGCCAGAGATGCTACTGAAGATAAAATCAGAGGACTGAAGACGGGAGCTGATGATTATCTCAGCAAACCCTTCGATTTGATGGAACTGCTGGCCCGTATAGAAGCTGTTTTAAGAAGGGGGAAAGCTAATAAAGGCTATAAAGAAGTCTATCATTTAGGAGAAATTCGTATCGATTTTAAGGAGCAAAGAATCGCCAAAGGAAGCGAGCTCCTAAGCATGACTCAACAGGAAACTCTCCTCCTCAAATATCTGGTTCATCATGAAGGGAAAATCCTCAGCCGAGAGGAGATCTTTCAGGATATCTGGGGACATGATCATCTGTACTCCATGCGAACCATTGATACCCACATCACCAAACTCAGACAAAAGATCGAAAAAATTCCCTCCAAGCCCAGACATATCCTTACGGTTCATCGTGTAGGATATCGATTTGTGGGATAG
- a CDS encoding HAMP domain-containing sensor histidine kinase, which produces MKLGARIKWLLLFVLIWVLGIFGVQLYQLPQIRQQVSAGLSAGLEEVNRSLAISLSRAYEKEIKQVAIAWVDKKKKGLGREKSNLAVSPFVLLPDSSQEVWRILPFTAEENQPLDEYTTRTLRKRVAAVYEPWNDSLSLFWANSIDSTLTFFLKESSFSSATRLALHPFFEEENNSFQGFVGFEISALYLEKELFPAFFSSYLSGPDLGRIDGISKDYLHIHIRDEEGRKVYDSALLLGGKGSSRISLRDISPYWEWYQIEMGFLGKDADAVATSLYRRNIWLLCLVFGILILLILALYFIQLRAQKLDAFKREFLANVGHELKTPLSGIKLANDGMRLGRLKDEKEQEMAIEIIDKESRKLEQKIHKLMDYARLESGTKVYRKARIQAGDWMKSWLKPVREKVKLQGFNLNHNQIFPTAYVEMDVQAMEDVLDILLDNALKYSGGNKELFVELKERSGQLLISLHDKGIGIPLNRQKDIFEKFVRAVEVDTHDIKGDGLGLSIARKIVEAHGGKILLKSEEGKGSRFSIQLPIVETDG; this is translated from the coding sequence ATGAAGCTGGGCGCACGTATAAAATGGCTGCTGTTATTTGTTCTCATTTGGGTTCTGGGAATCTTTGGGGTCCAGCTATATCAGTTGCCGCAAATTCGGCAGCAGGTTTCAGCAGGTTTATCGGCAGGCCTGGAGGAGGTCAATAGATCGCTTGCAATTTCCCTAAGCAGGGCCTATGAAAAGGAAATCAAGCAAGTTGCGATAGCGTGGGTAGATAAGAAGAAAAAGGGACTGGGCAGGGAAAAATCAAATCTTGCAGTTTCTCCTTTTGTCCTACTGCCGGATTCAAGTCAGGAAGTTTGGAGAATTCTGCCTTTTACAGCTGAAGAAAACCAGCCTTTGGATGAATATACAACAAGGACTCTCCGCAAAAGAGTAGCAGCTGTCTACGAACCCTGGAACGATAGTTTGTCCTTATTTTGGGCCAATAGCATAGATAGTACCCTCACTTTTTTCTTAAAGGAAAGCTCTTTCTCTTCTGCTACTCGCCTTGCCTTGCATCCGTTTTTTGAGGAAGAAAATAATAGTTTTCAGGGCTTTGTCGGTTTTGAAATATCGGCTTTATACCTGGAAAAAGAATTATTCCCTGCCTTTTTCAGCAGTTATTTATCTGGCCCGGATTTAGGGCGAATAGATGGAATTAGTAAAGATTACCTGCATATACATATCAGAGATGAGGAGGGGCGGAAAGTGTATGATTCTGCTTTACTGCTCGGCGGAAAAGGTTCGTCCAGAATTTCTTTGCGCGACATCAGTCCTTATTGGGAATGGTATCAGATAGAAATGGGCTTTTTGGGGAAAGATGCCGATGCCGTAGCAACTTCCTTATATCGGCGAAATATTTGGCTTCTTTGTCTGGTTTTCGGAATCCTGATCCTGCTGATTCTTGCACTTTATTTCATCCAGCTACGGGCTCAAAAACTGGATGCCTTCAAACGGGAATTTTTAGCGAATGTAGGGCATGAATTAAAGACTCCCCTCAGTGGAATTAAATTGGCAAATGATGGAATGCGATTGGGAAGATTGAAGGACGAAAAAGAGCAAGAAATGGCAATAGAGATCATCGATAAGGAAAGTAGAAAATTAGAGCAGAAGATCCATAAACTGATGGATTATGCTCGTTTGGAGTCCGGAACAAAAGTGTATCGCAAGGCACGTATTCAAGCGGGAGATTGGATGAAAAGCTGGCTAAAACCGGTGAGGGAGAAAGTGAAATTGCAGGGATTTAATTTGAACCACAACCAGATTTTCCCAACAGCCTATGTCGAAATGGATGTACAGGCTATGGAAGATGTGTTAGATATTTTGCTGGATAATGCCTTGAAGTATAGTGGAGGAAATAAAGAACTATTTGTTGAGCTAAAGGAAAGATCGGGGCAGCTGCTGATTTCCTTACATGATAAGGGGATAGGCATTCCCTTGAATAGGCAAAAAGATATTTTTGAGAAGTTTGTAAGAGCGGTAGAAGTAGATACCCATGATATAAAAGGAGATGGATTGGGTTTATCTATTGCCCGAAAAATAGTGGAGGCACATGGAGGGAAAATTCTCCTAAAATCAGAAGAAGGAAAAGGTAGTCGCTTTAGCATACAACTTCCAATTGTTGAAACAGATGGATAA